The Colias croceus chromosome 19, ilColCroc2.1 genome contains the following window.
AATGTTGAAGCCCTTAACGAATAAGTAGATCGCAGGTCAGAAGGAAATACCTATCTGCAGAATTACGGTACATACCCGACAACTAAGTTACTATCAACTACCTATTAGGTATAAAGAACTCGTTAcgcaaaaacaaataatgacTCATGTATTGTATCCTCGCCAAATCTCGGTAAGAACCGATTGAACTTCTTATCAAATCATTAACATTTAggtacatcataatatataaactcGTTAAAAAGTACACTAGCTATCAGACTGCGGATGATAGACAGCAGAAGCTTTCCTAAACGGTAAGTtggtaaatttattattttggtatATCAGATCATAAAAAGCAACGGTGGATTTATTCTTCAAGTtagagaaaattaaaatacaattgtatatataatttaaataattttataataaatttaaaatttaatttaagatgaaaatagatattattttcatctaaaatcgattatttatcgcttgttgtttatttataaaacccagtcaaattcaatattttacctgctaaaatatacagggtgtaatcgttaagtgtgcacaagcgattattccgtaactactgattgcagatatcaaaaaactttaaactgatatcgaaagtacttaacctaatgagtaaaatgtcactaatatttttttttaaataaaacgagaaatatccaaaaatgttacattaaacgctcccatacattttatttcccatacattttgtattcgtagcagattttcgaagtgacgTCCtaattgtgcaatacaatgaggagctctgTTTACAGTTTCGAAATaaacttcccttcaaatttgcgaagtaatttaagcagaaaaccaataaaagaaaaaaaacgctaaaatctttcatattaaacgTACATGGGATAGtcatatctcatactaaatgtatgggagggttacaagttaattttttagatatttctcatttttgtttttaaaaatttattatggccattttacatattaggttaagtactttcgatatcagtttaaaattttttgatatctgtaatagttacggaaaaatcgcctgtgcacacttaaagattacaccctgtatatcggggatattataattataaatgttacatCTAAAACCGGTTGACCATTAGTAGGTGGAATATTTAGGGTAGGTACCGAAAATATTCCATTTCGGACAATGAACGCCTTATCTGCAATAATCAAAGTAtttgtcaaaattaaaattaaaaatgtgatatattattatcatcttaTCAACTTGTTAATATGCTTGTTTTGCGCCGCGATTGAGTCGATAGCACTGATATATCTAGATACCACTTAAAAGCTAATGATATGTATTGCATTGTGTTTTGATTAATGTTATTCGGTTTTAAAGGTACAATGGCATTCTACGCAGTTCTTGTGTTGATCAGTTTGGCGGTTTCCACACAAAGTTTACCGCCCAGAATAATTGCATCGAAGGAATTGAGTAcgtatgattttttattaaattcaataagtTACATACCATTTGTTAAATGTGATCAaaagataattatttcaatgtttgtACCTATTGTATCTTATGCACTTGTGTTttgattgttattattttaatgttttaattccCTTTTTTACCTTCTTGTTGTGTGCCTTATAATTAACGCTACTTTACGCGCTTCAgtctttttcaaaattatagactgcataaaattatatgtatatgtatgccatctggtttccataacacaagcgaaaagcTTAGTaggtatgggatcagatcgtgccgtgtgtgaaaattgtcccgaaatatttatttatttaaaaccaacttaatagaaaaaagaaatattttaaaataaaacattaaattcacTTCAAAACCAGAAATGCTAAACtcgaaacaaaaaataaaaattatacttatagCAAATATTATAGGCACCCTGTTAACTAAAATCGGTGCAAGCAAACTCACATTATAGGTAGCAGATAGATACTACATATAAGTATCTACCTACTTATCATATTTCCTGAACCACAAGTAGTTGTAATTATTACGCATATCTTCTACTTGACTTAACATCGAATcaccaaaataaaatttaaactccAAAAGCAAAAGAAcctcattttattaatgtaccTTATTACACCATAAGTCACACATGCATATGAACAGATAGATTTTAATTCCAATTCTGGTTCAGTTTGCGCAGTATCCAACCAGAAACCATTACATTAAAAGCCTTCCCGGTACGGTTTACCGCAACATCGGGAAACCTAATAAAGTACATATTCTGCAGGATGCTACACATTCCCGTTCGTAAGTCGTGAAGAATGGAACGCCAGACCTCCAACAGTCATTAACACACAGAACCTCCCTGTGCCCTTGGTTGTCATCCACCACACGTACATCCCTGGCGCTTGCTACAGTCGAGCCGAATGTTCCAGATCCATGCAATCCATGCAGAATACACATATGAATACCAACGGCTGGGGTGATATTGGATATAAGTAAGATTTGTTGTTGTTCATGCACgtttgatttattttgttaataactTATCAATATtctttacatattaatattagggAAATgggatatattaaaaatttcgcATCTCTACCTTATCTTTGAAACTACCAAACATAGATTTGGGATTAGCCTAAAATAGCAGAGAAACAGCTATTGGACAATTTTTAGCCATGTTTCTATTATCTTACATTCTTCTTAAATTGGTAGAATTgatgattataataaagtagtttccgcccacgactttgtacgtgcatcctcgtttttccccgttcccgcaagaatttcgggaaatcctttcttagggaaCGCCTACGTCATCatatctacctgcatgccaaacagcccgatacgtccagtactccagtggtttgggctgtgcgttgatagatcactatatcagtcacctttgagttttatatatatagaataATAGATAATCGTTTCTTCCAGTTTCGCAGTGGGCAGCGATGGAGTAGTCTACGAGGGCCGCGGCTGGAACCGTGTGGGAGCGCATGCTGTTGGCTATAACGTTAACAGTGTTGGAATTGTCCTTATTGGCGATTGGGTTTGTAAgtataactattttttatataaaaagaattaaatgtgTCATAACAAAAGTAAATCTTGAAAGCAATTTGCTAATGCATTACGAATTTCAGAAAATTGTGATTAGCAAGATTGGTTGGTCGTTGGTTAGCAGGAATTTGTTAAAACATTTAGTATTTCTGCAGATTGTGTTTAACAAGATTGTTAGTCTTATAAAATTACCCTTTAATAGTAATAGATCACCATACTTTATGAATTCGTGTGCCACTTTTAAGTAACATACATTACCActgatattttttacgtatATATGACGTTGAGTTCtattgagttttttttaactaaatcgTATTCTTCTTTCAGCGGCTGTGCCTCCTAAAATCCAACTGGATGCTGCTAAGGATCTAATTCAAGTAGGCATTGAGTTGGGTTACATCAGTCCTGATTACAAGCTGATCGGCCACAGACAAGTTGGAGCCACAGAATGCCCCGGACAAGCGCTattcaatgaaataaataattgggAAAGATTCACAAGCTCTATCTAAatttatatagttagttaatatttgttacagcttttttatttatttgatgcGGATTTATTGTATTAGAGTTGTTTTTGAGAAagatgcatttttatttatgtgtatatAGCATACTAATCAAAACTTCGTTCTTTATTTGAGAACATAATACTTACGTTACGATACTTAGAATGATACTCCATATAATTTCCTATGTAGGAAACCAAAGCCGTTggccaaaataaaattactaactCTATTTAGATAAAGCTTTTcagattttagaaaattcacgaggaaatgtaattattatataagtaggtaactaccTTATACAATATACTTATAGCTATTTCTAAACTATTTTGCTTAAAAGATAAGAAATGTCttaactaaaatatgtaaacattGACCTGATTTCAACTGaccaaataaatatgtacataaaggGACAGTCCCTAGTACTCTTACTTTACgagaataataatacatacacatattGTGAATACATATCACACTTCACAGTAGCTGTATTCAGAGAAATCAATTGGTATTATAGTGGTTGGGTTGACATCAACAATTTAACGTCGAAATTCATATTAATGAGGGCTTTGTAAATTGTAGGAAACAACGTGAGAACATGcggttttctttatttatacatgCGGAATGACAATAAAAtgagtaatattttaaaaataattcctgTTGTATTTGGTGTGACGTtattaaagtacataatatgtacacaTGTTAGACAAAGTAAAGCGACAAGAGATTGGACTGCAGTAAAAAAGGAAATGCAACGAATTCAGTTTATAAAATGCTTATGATATCATTGATAGAAATCATAGCtgtttattattgattttattcacaataatggaataatccatactaatacctattataaatgcgaaagtaactctgtctgtctgtctgttactcaatcacgccttaaccattgaaccaatttgcatgaaatttggtattttgatacccgagaaaggacataggctactttttaccccggaaatcccacgggaacggcaactatgcgggtttttctttgactgcgtggGCGAAGCtacgggtggaaagctagttactaGTTAGTATgagaatgaaacaaaatacCGTAGTATTgtctaaattttaattcacGACAATGACGACGAGTTCATTCAAATCATAAATAAGCAATTATGCAATAACGACACAAGTGATGCATCAATAGTTAACAACAAACGATAATTAATCATAAATCTTGCCATCGATTAGCCAGTACGTGCGATTGGCGCCCGACATCCGGCTGACACGCCTGCGCTTACGCAACTTCAAATAACCGCTCCTTTCGATCCATTAGAGTATGAAAATTACTTGTTAATGTGActttccatacattttgtagtGTAAAAGGCTTGATTTTTCTActtttaaaacaacaaaataaaagccTTGACGGTATTTTTGGAAACTGTTTGACAAGGtcaaagtacctacctatataaataatgtttagttaaatattttatttctagttGAATTAAAATCTGTATTGAAGTTTGAAACTGATGGTAAATGATTTAGTAGTGGGGATTTACATTACCCAGAtttaaactagatttccgaccgcatttttaaagaaataccAGCATAGTTACCGCCCCTGTGacatttccgggataaaaagtaacctatgtcttattctgggtctttaGCTACCAGcaatatgataatatgatgtaggtatacataccaaatttcattgtaatacatccatcctcaaaaactttcgcatttacagataatattaccAGATGATATATTACCCAGTAGGATAAGGTACTTTTCAAACGACCGATATAAGATATTCTCAATCCATAGCGTATAGCAATAcattaatgtataaaaatattagttgaAAAAACTCATAACTTGAATATAAGTAGGTGTTTggctataattttttaatgatgTTTATCCGCGGCGACACGAGTAAATTGTTCATACAGTCAAGTCTATGGTGAAGTCCCGCGAATAGCAGATTCTATTTATTGCtcaatttatcaataaaagctagtaagtaaatattagctctttaacaattattttaacaaacacgATGACGAGATATACATAACACGCAATACCTATATCTATTAACAAAATcatgtaaattatttgatgggaccaaattatttaaagttaaaacatacaagttaagtaatgtttttaaattcacaaattataaaactattgGTATGATTATTGTAGCCTTTTCAAGGAAACCTTAATATCGGTTTTCAAGCGGTTTTCAAAATGCACGCGTTTACAAACTGACGCCCCCGTTTGTAAATGGCGTAATCATAAtaagtacaatttttttgggacatattatataaaaaaaatctgacCGTCACGCTGACCGTCATTGGTTTGTAACCGTAATCTATCATTTTTTTCATGCCACTTGCTTTGGCATCCACTCATTTATTTTCCAATAGTTATAATCTAAGAACATTTGCCAATATTTCGGTTTGTCGTAAAATTATGTATCTGGTTTGATCAATATAgagattttattgttatgaGCCACTTATCCCCAAGGAAGTATGTTCTGTCAACGTCAGGGGCTTAGCAGGAAATAACGAAAATAGATCTTGTCCGAGAgcgtttttaaataaaatgcggACATGATCCGCCGTCACGGTCGTGTATAATGTTATtgataatattcatttatccTTCTTAATGAAATTGGCTTAACTAGTGATAGAAACGGAGGCTAATCTATTAcatcatattatgtagaaataatgaatataaatttacttttttaaaaagagtgATCGTCTTTTTCAATTAGGTTTTGTTATTACCTAACAATGATGAATATTTGGCGTAATAAGAagttatttgttaaaatactagtagaaatagatataatatagtctctatataattaaaatgatgtGGAAGTTGGAACGCATTCAACTTAATATGATACCGACTCTACACCACTATACATtgttatacttaaaaaataaaaataatatgcaaatttaaaaaggtttCTTATAAATAGCAACACATATTGAaatcgaaaatatttttcttttcaatacAAAACTAATATTTGGAAATACGTTTTGCCGACGTTACCTACCTATGTTTTATAGCATAAATcaatataagtacctaggtatattacatattttttgcgTTATGCCTACCTACGAGCAACCTCGTATAAAACACCCACTATCTCTactacattatttaatataaatgaataggTACTCAAGTACTTATATAATCTACCcgcaaatatacaaaaaaaactaGTCGACACGACAAATcgctaaatttaattacatatacaTTCATCGTCGGTTAAATCTTAGTATTGTGTTAAAGAAGcacatgttaaaaaaatatttctaaggTAGGTAAAATGAAAATGCTGCCCAAGCTTTTTTTACATGACTTATATTCGTAAGAGATATTTCttccatttaattttaatgccaatcaattattttcttctatgattttattaaatggtCTTGAAAATATCGAATCAATGAAACACAGCTATAGAGACCTAGAAAACGCTATGCATGTTTCTTTACaatgaacaaaaaatctaCAGGCGATCTAGCATCAAGTGTTCATTGAATACACGTATTATTAGCGACTTATCTCAGTgaagaaaactaaaacatcCCGAGTACGCTATAGCATGTTCACCGTCTTGACGCACCTATTTTTAAGTTCCAGAGATTATCGAAACACGAAATTCCGCTAGTAGCGAAGCGCGCGCGCCAGACGCCGCGTCTATTTCATCTTTTCAATCCTCCATTTTTATCGTATATTTTGATAGgattatcataatttaaattatgactAGTTGTCACATTGGTGTATTGTGCGGTGAATTATAAGTGTGTATATTTGTGATTTACATTATCATACAAACCACACAAAACAGAGTAAGACAACCTTTCAGGCGTTTCCATATATTATCCATTCACACACTTTTTATGCAAGTAATCGAACACTAAACTTCTTATAACcctctaaaataaaaataaaatataatagagaGCTTTTGTAAAAGCTACTCTAATAGATTCTATTGCAGCGGAAACTGATGGTATCTGTTATGAATTatgagaaaaaaaagataaacatCCACGTAATAACGACTTTGATAATGACTTTCAGTTTTGCctggatttttattaatagtcgAAAGGTTAGGATTAGATCTGtttcaataaataagtttACCGGTGATTTTCCTTTACTAAAATTCACTACTTTTACAATACTTTTATATCTTACTAGCTGTAATCAATTCAACGATAAATGagcaaataattttactaattaacatAAACCCTAATCGACTATATTAGTATTATTCAAAATTGCATGAATTAGCAAAAGTAGAGCTATTTCTAATTTAACTATGTAAAATCGGGCAATCTTAGCTAACGAAGTATAactcatacaattttaaatatcccttaaaaatgtaaatcatAAACAATCTTTCCATGTCTTTGAAAAATTTgcagtaggtattatttttatcttcgaTGTAAAGTTTTCAATGTCTTTAGTCTTTCATTACAAAGCGGAGATAAATATATCTGAACAGCTTTTCCCagacaattttattgaatgaaGTCGTTTGGAAAGATTCAATGGTCTTATCTATTTTTCTAACCTATTATATCATGCGGCACAGGTAAGGGCACAGGGCACTAAGTtcttctttttataatatatcttataactagctttccgcccgcggcttcgcccgcgttttcaaagaaaaacccgcatagttcccgttcccgagggatttccgggataaaacctatcctatctctcaagttggatcgaactgcacacggtgtgcgaattttattataatcggttaagtggtttaggagtccattgaggacaaacattgtgacacgagatttatatatattaagactagctttccgcccgcggcttcgcccgcgttttcaaagaaaaacccgcatagttcccgttcccgagggactttccgcccgcggcttcgcccgcgttttcaaagaaaaacccgcatagttcccgttcccgagggatttccgggataaaacctatcctatctctcaagttggatcgaactgcacacggtgtgcgaattttattataatcggttaagtggtttaggagtccattgaggacaaacattgtgacacgagatttatatatattaagatattttattcattgtcATAGTACCTAATATGTGGTATATTAGGTactattaacattttaaattacatacatacttcatatttattatcatttcatacaattatcatctactaatattaaactacaaaatagtttttagtatttgtataaattcattatttaacaAGATCTCCTCATGAACTTCTATattcctataaaaaaaatctataaaacaaGTCCAACCGTTTTTCATCAACCGATAGGTATAAGTAATATTCTTCAAATTCTAGCAAAGAACGCTAACACTTACTTgcacgtaaaaaaaaatcaatcaaaCATGTGAAATACACATAGTGACTAAATGTTTACAATCTAAGCACACAACTTTATCCACAGTAACACAATGCCAATCGGCAACGTTAGTAAGGACTCAGGTCCAAAGCGGGAAAGCTTTAGACCACCGTGGGTCAAAGATAAGGACTCAGAAGCACCTCCACCATGGCTTCAGAAGAAATTGAAGCCAGTAGATAGCCCGAAGCTTGCTTTGCCCGCCCAGGAAGAATTTACTATAAAACCAATCAAACGTAAGTATGTGTGTTGTTTTAAGAATTTAGTTTTGCTAAATCAATTACGTCACAAAAATTAGGAAGACGTGGTAGGGCGGGCGGCGTTGTATCAGCCGCCCTTGTAGATTAATAATGTTACTTATCGTAATTCGTACGATGatagatatacctactttgagaaattatacatttttgtttaaaaatattatactgtgCACTGTGCAGTGTGCACTGCTTATAAGCTCACTGATTATAAGTAGatctgtttataattttataaacagatCTACTGCTAGAGCTTTCATTCATTCTTTCCTAAAATTAGGAAAGAATGAAATCTTCATCTTCATCGAGGCAGAAAtgtaccaattttttttttattcttctgAGACATAAacgagatattttattttaaatatttattaacttgtttGAAAATCATTGTTAGTTTATCACTCAGAAATAACAAGACGATAAATTGCGTCTAGCGATCCACAACAATAGTCAATCATATGTTAACATtcgtaaaatttttaatgaatctctcacgatataaataaatagcagaACTATAAATAACGATACACTATTTGGCTTCCTAGCAATAATTAGCGTAAAACAtagttatatattaaataataataataatgagtgTAATATAACACGTGACGATGCGATGTTCTCCCACATGTAT
Protein-coding sequences here:
- the LOC123700049 gene encoding peptidoglycan-recognition protein LB-like; translation: MAFYAVLVLISLAVSTQSLPPRIIASKELRCYTFPFVSREEWNARPPTVINTQNLPVPLVVIHHTYIPGACYSRAECSRSMQSMQNTHMNTNGWGDIGYNFAVGSDGVVYEGRGWNRVGAHAVGYNVNSVGIVLIGDWVSAVPPKIQLDAAKDLIQVGIELGYISPDYKLIGHRQVGATECPGQALFNEINNWERFTSSI